A stretch of Oligoflexia bacterium DNA encodes these proteins:
- a CDS encoding SRPBCC domain-containing protein gives MKTKNILQKVILPGTPKQVYDSLMDSKKHAVFTGDKAKIGGKIGSSFKVYGDYITGFNLELRPGKLIVQAWRSKEWPDHHYSIVTYSLSHSGSDKTLLEFSQIGVPADDFKAKSQGWKDHYWEPLKLL, from the coding sequence ATGAAAACGAAAAATATTTTACAGAAAGTCATTTTACCAGGTACACCAAAGCAAGTGTACGACTCCCTAATGGACTCAAAAAAGCATGCTGTTTTTACTGGAGACAAGGCAAAGATTGGCGGAAAAATCGGTAGTAGTTTCAAAGTTTATGGCGACTATATAACCGGTTTCAATCTTGAACTCAGGCCAGGCAAACTCATTGTGCAAGCGTGGCGTTCAAAGGAATGGCCCGATCACCACTATTCCATAGTGACCTATTCCCTTTCACATTCCGGTTCCGATAAGACACTGCTCGAGTTCTCTCAAATTGGAGTGCCTGCAGACGACTTCAAAGCAAAGAGTCAGGGTTGGAAGGACCATTATTGGGAGCCTTTGAAATTGCTTTAA